One region of Intestinimonas massiliensis (ex Afouda et al. 2020) genomic DNA includes:
- a CDS encoding cobalamin B12-binding domain-containing protein, whose translation MSSGLYQIRDKDLDTTLDLTKLRPYGDTMNDAKVQMSFTLPVKDDDKGAAAAVQLAQKMGIPDPNVALRQKLDENFTFYVVYGATTHSVNYNEIEVMTVADEAMDMEETNEYIREHIGRKVVVVGASTGTDAHTVGIDAIMNRKGFAGHYGLERYEMVEAYNLGSQVPNDEFIRKARELHADVLLVSQTVTQKDVHVKNLTELVELCEAEGVRDKMIVCCGGARITHALAKELGFDAGFGAGTYAGDVITFAVKEMARRMGRE comes from the coding sequence ATGAGCTCCGGACTGTATCAGATCAGGGACAAGGACCTGGACACCACACTGGACCTCACCAAGCTGCGCCCTTACGGCGATACCATGAACGACGCCAAGGTACAGATGTCCTTCACCCTGCCGGTGAAGGACGACGACAAAGGGGCGGCGGCGGCGGTCCAACTGGCCCAGAAGATGGGCATCCCCGACCCCAACGTGGCCCTGCGCCAGAAGCTGGATGAGAATTTCACCTTCTATGTGGTCTACGGGGCCACCACCCACAGCGTCAACTACAACGAGATCGAGGTCATGACGGTGGCCGACGAGGCCATGGACATGGAGGAGACCAACGAGTACATTCGGGAGCACATCGGCCGCAAGGTAGTGGTGGTGGGCGCCTCCACCGGCACCGACGCCCACACCGTGGGCATCGACGCCATCATGAACCGCAAGGGCTTTGCCGGGCATTACGGCCTGGAGCGCTACGAGATGGTGGAGGCCTACAACCTGGGCTCCCAGGTGCCCAACGACGAGTTCATCCGCAAGGCCCGGGAGCTCCACGCCGACGTGCTGCTGGTGTCCCAGACCGTCACCCAGAAGGACGTGCATGTAAAGAACCTCACCGAGCTCGTCGAGCTGTGCGAGGCCGAAGGCGTGCGGGACAAGATGATCGTCTGCTGCGGCGGCGCCCGCATCACCCATGCGCTGGCCAAGGAGCTGGGCTTTGACGCCGGCTT
- a CDS encoding lysine 5,6-aminomutase subunit alpha yields the protein MESKLNLNFELVEEARAHASKVADDTQRFIDRHTTVAVERTVCRLLGIDGVNEFEVPLPNVVVEHLTGKSALPQGAAFWVGNAMLATGKTPQEIAEAVSAGELDLTALPAHSGAEIEAVLDPVVREAMAKIAARRKRREDFLAEHGDKQGPWIYLIVATGNIYEDITQATAAARQGADVIAVIRTTGQSLLDYVPYGATTEGFGGTYATQENFRLMRQAMDQVGAEMGRYIRVCNYCSGLCMPEIAAMGAFEGLDVMLNDALYGILFRDINMQRTLVDQNFSRAINAYAGVVINTGEDNYLTTADAVEEAHTVLASQLLNEQFALRAGLPKSQMGLGHAFEIDPAVENGFLYELAQAEMAREIFPEAPLKYMPPTKFMTGNIFRGHVQDALFNMVTILTNQKIHLLGMMTEAIHTPFLSDRFLAIQNAQYIFNTMKDLGGEIVFKEGGIMQQRADQVLHKAADLLSEIERLGIFETLEKGIFADIKRPRDGGKGLEGVFQKAPGYRNPFLEPMMKGGMDQ from the coding sequence GGAATCAAAACTGAACCTGAATTTTGAACTGGTAGAGGAGGCGCGGGCCCACGCGTCCAAGGTGGCCGACGACACCCAGCGGTTCATCGACCGCCACACCACCGTGGCGGTGGAGCGGACGGTGTGTCGCCTGCTGGGCATCGACGGGGTCAACGAGTTCGAGGTGCCCCTGCCCAACGTGGTGGTGGAGCATCTCACCGGCAAGAGCGCCCTGCCCCAAGGCGCGGCCTTCTGGGTGGGCAACGCCATGCTGGCCACCGGCAAGACGCCCCAGGAAATTGCCGAGGCGGTCTCCGCCGGCGAACTGGACCTGACGGCGCTGCCCGCCCACAGCGGCGCCGAGATCGAGGCGGTCCTGGACCCGGTGGTCCGGGAGGCCATGGCGAAGATCGCCGCCCGCCGGAAGCGCCGGGAGGACTTCCTGGCCGAGCACGGCGACAAGCAGGGGCCCTGGATCTATCTGATCGTGGCCACCGGTAACATCTATGAGGACATCACCCAGGCGACCGCCGCCGCCCGGCAGGGCGCCGACGTCATCGCCGTCATCCGCACCACCGGCCAGTCTCTGCTGGACTACGTCCCCTATGGGGCCACCACCGAGGGCTTCGGCGGCACCTACGCCACTCAGGAGAACTTCCGCCTGATGCGCCAGGCCATGGACCAGGTGGGGGCCGAGATGGGCCGCTACATCCGGGTGTGCAACTACTGCTCCGGCCTGTGCATGCCCGAGATCGCCGCCATGGGCGCCTTCGAGGGCCTGGACGTGATGCTCAACGACGCCCTGTATGGCATCCTGTTCCGAGACATCAACATGCAGCGCACCCTGGTGGACCAGAACTTCTCCCGCGCCATCAACGCTTACGCCGGCGTGGTCATCAACACCGGCGAGGACAATTATCTCACCACCGCCGATGCGGTGGAGGAGGCCCACACCGTGCTGGCCTCTCAGCTCCTCAACGAGCAGTTCGCCCTGCGGGCCGGCCTGCCCAAGTCCCAGATGGGTCTGGGCCACGCCTTTGAGATCGACCCCGCCGTAGAAAACGGCTTCCTCTACGAGCTGGCCCAGGCTGAGATGGCCCGGGAGATCTTCCCGGAGGCCCCCCTGAAGTATATGCCCCCCACCAAGTTCATGACGGGCAACATCTTCCGGGGCCATGTCCAGGACGCTCTGTTCAACATGGTCACCATCCTCACCAACCAGAAGATCCACCTGCTGGGCATGATGACCGAGGCCATCCACACCCCCTTCCTGTCCGACCGCTTCCTGGCCATCCAGAACGCCCAGTATATTTTCAATACTATGAAGGACCTGGGCGGCGAGATCGTGTTTAAGGAGGGCGGCATTATGCAGCAGCGGGCCGACCAGGTGCTGCACAAGGCGGCCGACCTGCTCTCCGAGATCGAGCGGCTGGGCATCTTCGAGACCCTGGAGAAGGGCATCTTCGCCGACATCAAGCGGCCCCGGGACGGCGGCAAGGGGCTGGAGGGCGTATTCCAGAAGGCCCCCGGCTATCGGAATCCCTTCCTGGAACCCATGATGAAAGGGGGAATGGATCAATGA